A genomic region of Rhipicephalus sanguineus isolate Rsan-2018 chromosome 3, BIME_Rsan_1.4, whole genome shotgun sequence contains the following coding sequences:
- the LOC119385834 gene encoding serpin B3: MVRSTSHYRYCASKALSARCLVVPGVGGKWNMLLLLPTDRRGVHAVEYRLDAEALQQAVSSCEETLVELSMPNIELESSVSLREVLKRAGLADLFVPEKVDLSNLFKEGGEQLTEFVHKAKLEVSKVGHEGEYHGVTVFTENCEYPSAPIEFHVNHPFVFVLYEPVSNTTLFIGRVVDLIW; this comes from the coding sequence ATGGTTCGCTCCACCTCGCACTACCGCTACTGCGCGTCCAAGGCGCTCTCGGCTCGCTGCCTCGTAGTGCCGGGCGTGGGCGGCAAGTGGAACATGCTACTTTTGCTGCCCACAGATCGACGCGGTGTGCACGCCGTGGAGTACCGGCTGGACGCCGAGGCGCTGCAGCAGGCAGTGAgtagttgcgaggagacgctcgTTGAACTGAGCATGCCCAACATCGAGCTCGAGAGCTCCGTGTCACTGCGGGAAGTGCTCAAGCGGGCCGGCCTGGCCGATCTGTTCGTCCCGGAGAAGGTCGACCTCAGCAACCTGTTTAAAGAGGGTGGCGAGCAGCTTACCGAGTTCGTCCACAAGGCCAAACTCGAGGTCAGCAAGGTGGGCCACGAAGGGGAGTACCACGGCGTCACGGTATTCACGGAAAATTGCGAATACCCCAGCGCGCCTATCGAGTTTCACGTGAACCACCCATTCGTGTTCGTGCTGTACGAACCGGTCAGCAACACGACCCTCTTCATCGGGAGGGTCGTCGATCTAATTTGGTAG